The DNA window CGGCGCGGCCGCCAACACCACGGTCGACCAGGCGCTTGCCGCCCAGAAGAGCGTTTCCGGCGTCAACCTCGACGAAGAAGCGGCGGACCTGCTGCGTTACCAGCAAGCCTACCAGGCCGCCGGCAAGGTGATGCAGGTGGCCGGAACATTGTTCGACACGTTGCTGTCGATCGCACAGTAAGAGGCAGGAATATGGCAATTCGTATCAGCACCCAGATGATGTATGACCGTAATGTGTCGCTGCAGGCGAACCTGCAGGGCAATCTGCTGCGCACGCAGTTGCAACTGGCCCAGACCATGCGCGTGCTGACGCCGGCCGACGATCCGGTGGCATCGGCCCGTGCACTGGAAGTGTCGCAGTCCCAGGGAATGAACAAGCAGTTCGAGGTCAACCGCCAATATGCCGTGGCGTCGCTGACCCAGGTCGACTCGGTGATGGAGACGGTCAATGGCATCATGGACGAGATCCGCCAAGGGGTCTTGTCGGCTGGTAATCCTGGGCAGAGCCAGGCAGACCGCGAAACGGTCGCCAGGGCGCTCGAAGGGCAGCTGGCAGACTTGCTGGGCCAGGCCAATACGGCGGACGGCAGCGGGGGCTATCTGTTCTCCGGCTTCAAGACCAACACGCAACCGTTCGCGCTGACTGCCTCGGGCGCCACGTATTTCGGTGACCAGGGCGAGCGCGAACTGCAAGTGGGTTCCGGCCGGCAGATGGCGATCAGCGCCAACGGCTCCCAGATCTTCGAACAGAACCTGACCGGCAACGGCACGTTCCAGACGAAGGCGGACCCGGGCAACGCGGCCCGTGGCGGCACCGGCATCATTTCGCCGGGCACCGTCATCGACGCGGCCGCGCTCACCGGCGACAACTACACGATCAATTTCACCAAGGATGCCACGTCGGGCCTGGTGCAGTATTCAGTGACCAACACAACCGACGGTTCGGTCGCCGTGCCGCCCACCGACTTCAAGGCCGGCGAACCGATCACTTTCGATGGCATGTCGCTCGATATCGCCGGCGCGCCGGCGGACCAGGACGTGTTCACGATCGAACCCAGCACGAATCAATCCGTCTTCACGACGATCCGCGACGTGATCGCCGCCTTGCGCAATCCGGGTGTCGGACCCACCGCCAACTCGCAGCTGACGAATGCGTTGAATACAGCCAACCAGAACCTGCAGAATGCGGCGGATAACATGCTTTCCGTACGCACGACAGCCGGTGCACGCCTGAGAGAAATCGACGTCCTTGATGATTCAGGCTCGGCAATGGACATCCAGTACACCGCACAGATCACCGATCTCGTCGGTCTTGATGAAGCGGGACAGATCGCCGCCGCCTCGCTCTTCCAGCAGCAAATCGCCAGCCTGCAAGCCGCCCAGCAAACGTTCCGCGCCGTCACCCAGCTCTCGCTGTTCAGCTACATCTGATCCACTTAACCTGCGGAAAAACAGGGGACGTACCCCTGTTTCCAGGCAACTTTGCGACTGCCGCAGACGCCAGGGAGCTCGTTTCGCTGCATTTCCTCAAAACCAGGGTATGTCCCCAGTTTTGCCTCAAAACCAGGGTACGTCCCCAGTTTTTCGTCCCCAGTTTTTCTTAGCGGACAGCTCCCTGTGGTTTCGGGGCGATGTTGCCTTCGCCCTGCAACGCGCGGGGGATCATCTGCGCTTTCTCCGCGCCCTGGCCCAGCAGGTTGACGAGCGGGTGGGCGAGGTAGGGCAGGGCGATCATCAGCACGATGAAGCCCACGCCCAGTGTGATCGGGAAGCCGATGCCGAACAGGTTCAGCTGCGGGGCGGCGCGGGTCAGTACGCCGAGCGCGACGTTGGCGATCAGCAGGGCGGCAACGAGCGGCAGCGACAGTTGCAGGCCGGCCGAGAAGATCTTCGCGCCCCACAGCGCCAGCTCCCAGAAGCCGCCGCCATGGAACATGCGGCCCGAGATCGGCAATGTGAAGAAGCTTTCCGCCAGCGCTTCGAGCAGCCACAGGTGCACGTTCGCGACCAGCAGCATCAATGTGGCGATCCAGGTCAGGAACTGCGAGATCGCCGACGAGCGCCCCTGCGACATGGGGTCGAAGAAACTGGCGAAGCCCAGGCCCATCGTCAGGCTGCTGATCTCGCCGGCCATCTCGACGGCGGCGAACACGAGCCGCATTGCAAACCCCATCATGACGCCGGTGATCATTTCCTTCGCCAGGATCAGCATGCCTTCCCACGACGCGGGATCCGTGGCGGGAACTGCCGGCACCAGCGGCGCGATGGCGATCGCGACCACGACACCGAAGCCCACGCGGGCGGTGCGCGGCACGCGGGCATTGCCGAACACGGGCGATGCGGCGATCAGCCCGAGGATCCGCGACAGCGGCCAGATGAAGCCGGCGATCCACGTGTTCAGGTCCGCGATGGTCAGCAGCTGCATGGGTGGCGCGATGTCAGGTGACGAGGCCCGGGATATTGCCGAAGATTTCGCGCATGTAGTCCGTCATCACGCTGATCATCCACGGCCCCGCCACCACGAGCGCGACGAACACGCCCACGAGCTTGGGGATGAACGACAGCGTCGATTCGTTGATCTGCGTGGCGGCCTGGAAGATCGAGACGACGAGGCCGATGCCGAGCGCCACCAGCAGCAGCGGCGCGGCGAC is part of the Pseudoduganella lutea genome and encodes:
- the flgL gene encoding flagellar hook-associated protein FlgL, with protein sequence MAIRISTQMMYDRNVSLQANLQGNLLRTQLQLAQTMRVLTPADDPVASARALEVSQSQGMNKQFEVNRQYAVASLTQVDSVMETVNGIMDEIRQGVLSAGNPGQSQADRETVARALEGQLADLLGQANTADGSGGYLFSGFKTNTQPFALTASGATYFGDQGERELQVGSGRQMAISANGSQIFEQNLTGNGTFQTKADPGNAARGGTGIISPGTVIDAAALTGDNYTINFTKDATSGLVQYSVTNTTDGSVAVPPTDFKAGEPITFDGMSLDIAGAPADQDVFTIEPSTNQSVFTTIRDVIAALRNPGVGPTANSQLTNALNTANQNLQNAADNMLSVRTTAGARLREIDVLDDSGSAMDIQYTAQITDLVGLDEAGQIAAASLFQQQIASLQAAQQTFRAVTQLSLFSYI
- the fliR gene encoding flagellar biosynthetic protein FliR; its protein translation is MQLLTIADLNTWIAGFIWPLSRILGLIAASPVFGNARVPRTARVGFGVVVAIAIAPLVPAVPATDPASWEGMLILAKEMITGVMMGFAMRLVFAAVEMAGEISSLTMGLGFASFFDPMSQGRSSAISQFLTWIATLMLLVANVHLWLLEALAESFFTLPISGRMFHGGGFWELALWGAKIFSAGLQLSLPLVAALLIANVALGVLTRAAPQLNLFGIGFPITLGVGFIVLMIALPYLAHPLVNLLGQGAEKAQMIPRALQGEGNIAPKPQGAVR
- the fliQ gene encoding flagellar biosynthesis protein FliQ, which encodes MTPETVMTMGRHAMEVTLMVAAPLLLVALGIGLVVSIFQAATQINESTLSFIPKLVGVFVALVVAGPWMISVMTDYMREIFGNIPGLVT